A section of the Salvelinus sp. IW2-2015 unplaced genomic scaffold, ASM291031v2 Un_scaffold9573, whole genome shotgun sequence genome encodes:
- the LOC112079791 gene encoding neurogenic differentiation factor 6-B-like: MLTLPYEEPDMTYEPRFGANYPRGSLPDLEXDPIHSLDVTSNPERECEEEPDPIHSLDVTSNPEEGDISEREDEEEEREDDNQQNENGLPRKRGPRRKKSTKGRQERVKVRRHEANARERSRMHGLNDALESLRKVVPCYSKTQKLSKIETLRLAKNYIWALSETLSAGKKPDLLGFVQTLCKGLSQPTTNLVAGCLQLKARSFLTDHNGEVTYPSSTAHYDNMYPYPGADLGTAPGQGCSTLDSAKPSYHSRHYSYGGQYEPYYDHTSPEGGREGHVGGQISPPLNFNGIFSLKHDEPEEYGKSGHYGMRYSSVPGHGSLSSPSMYRVSPEGRLHYELHLRSAGQSYKAGTQSQQAELPGWDSEPVGRAARLGLRAAGRAAGWDSQAR, translated from the coding sequence ATGTTGACTCTACCGTATGAAGAACCAGACATGACGTATGAGCCCCGGTTTGGAGCCAACTACCCCCGTGGGAGCTTACCGGACCTGGAGYCAGACCCGATACACAGCCTGGACGTCACGTCGAACCCGGAGAGAGAGTGCGAGGAGGAGCCAGACCCGATACACAGCCTGGACGTCACGTCGAACCCGGAGGAGGGTGACATCTCAGAAAGAGAGgacgaggaagaagagagagaggacgacaaCCAGCAGAATGAAAACGGCCTCCCCAGAAAGAGAGGACCACGGAGAAAGAAGTCGACTAAAGGTAGACAGGAGAGGGTCAAGGTGCGCCGTCATGAGGCAAACGCCCGCGAGCGCAGCAGGATGCACGGTCTGAACGATGCGTTAGAGAGCCTCCGAAAGGTGGTGCCCTGCTACTCCAAGACCCAGAAGCTCTCCAAGATAGAGACTCTGCGCCTGGCTAAGAACTACATCTGGGCCCTGTCGGAGACTCTGTCCGCGGGCAAAAAGCCAGACCTGCTGGGGTTCGTTCAAACTCTGTGTAAGGGCCTGTCCCAGCCCACGACCAACCTGGTGGCTGGCTGTCTGCAGCTGAAAGCCAGGTCCTTCCTCACGGACCACAACGGAGAGGTGACGTACCCCAGTAGTACGGCCCACTACGACAACATGTACCCCTACCCCGGGGCAGATCTGGGCACGGCCCCTGGACAAGGCTGCAGCACCCTGGACAGCGCCAAGCCATCCTACCACAGCCGGCACTACAGCTACGGTGGCCAGTACGAGCCGTACTACGACCACACGTCtcctgagggaggaagagagggacacgTAGGCGGACAGATCAGCCCTCCTCTGAACTTTAACGGGATATTCTCTCTGAAACACGACGAACCGGAGGAGTACGGGAAGAGCGGCCACTATGGGATGAGATACAGTTCTGTGCCCGGTCACGGCTCCCTCAGCTCGCCATCCATGTACCGGGTCTCGCCAGAGGGCCGGTTACACTATGAATTACACCTTCGGTCCGCCGGGCAAAGCTACAAGGCTGGGACTCAGAGCCAGCAGGCAGAGCTACCAGGCTGGGACTCAGAGCCAGTAGGCAGAGCTGCCAGGCTGGGACTCAGAGCAGCAGGCAGAGCTGCCGGCTGGGACTCACAAGCACGCTAG